Genomic DNA from Theileria equi strain WA chromosome 4 map unlocalized gcontig_1105316255033, whole genome shotgun sequence:
TAAAGATGATAGGTATTTGATAGAATACTACAAGATTAATAATGTTAATGtcaaaatttccagagCTACATATAACAACGAGGATACTACCGTTACACCACCTAACATACCTATATCTCAAATAAGGGTATATTATTGGTCTAAAAGACCGTCTGAGCCTCTTATGGTTGAGTTTAAACCAAGGGGTAGATGGGAATCGGTTTGGTTTGAGAGATTAACCCATGCAGGCACCGTATGGGAATCTATATGCAAAATAGACTCAGAAGCCTTTTATTCTGAACCAAAAAAATTAGATTCAATTCCACAATTCATTAAAAGGTTAGATAAAGTAAGCTGCACGATTAATCATGCTGTTAAAATAGATATATCCAAGAAGGATGTTAGGTATTGTCatgaaaaatgttcaaaCAAAAGGATATACTCTAAGAGAGTCAGTAGTGAAATTCCGAACTATATAATCTATGAACATATTTCTGCCATTGATAATGAGAAAACTTTCACAATATCTTCGATATACAACGATATTATAAAACAGGATATTGGTGATCTAGTTCTAAATCTTTATAATATAGAAAAGTTAATAGTATTTTTTCCAACATGTAACGAAAGAGTCCCTGTTGCGATACATATTGAACATATGGTAGGACCTATAAAAGAAGATAAATGGCTTGAAAGAACATCTGACGATAACTGGAGAGATGTCACTATAGACTTTCAGGGGAAAACTGGTGATGTAGTAGCATTAAAAGGTCTTATGGACAAGATTAGAGAGGATACAGAAGCATGTAATCAATATCACCTTCCTAATACACAACATACTAGTGCTCTAGCAGGAAAAGTACCCACTTTGGATGATGAAACTGTTGATGTCAGTCTGAAAAATGATCTTGGAGGTGATGACCTGGGTTATGGAGATGAGGAATATTACGaagtaaaggaagaagataaattGGAGATTCCCACACTTTCAGCTCTACAAAGTTCTCCACAAGGAATTACTATTGATATAAGGAGAAAACTTAGTGAAGACGGCGGAACATACATTCCTCCAAATGGGCAAATTGTTCAACTGAGTAGGGAAGAGTATCCCCTAGGCTCTGGCTTCTACAAGTTCACACATAAGTCACCCAGTGGAGGCTCTTTTAAGGTTAAGGAAGTTAAGTATGATGGTAAAACCATAAATCATTCTCGATTACAATTTGACAATGCTAGTGATATTGAGCACCTTGCGGTATGGTATTGGTCTGGAGATACTTCCATGAATAGCCCTCTTCTCACAGAAGTGAAAGTGAGAGCTGGAGAATACAAGTATAGTAAAAATGAGGGAGGAAATAATTGGGTTCAACATGCCAGAGACTcttcagaagaaaagagacCATTCCAAGGTGAATCCCTTGAACATACACTAGATGGTCTTAACTGCCAACATAACAATGCAGTTACCATGGATCtatcttttcaaaattctgAGGAGCGTTCTAAGAAGCATACCAGTAGTGGAAATGGTAATAGATATTGTTGCATTTACCACAAGGAGACTAGTGCGAAAAGGATCACTGTTACTCCACATGAAGTTTCTTGTACAGAACATTCTAACAACTCAACTCATATTCCCTACTTCAAACATGATGTTACTTGTGCTGGTAAAGTTAAGCTTGCAAAGATAAAATACTATCCAAATGGTAGCAATAATAGTATTAGGAAGAGAATTAAACTAGAGGACAATGACTTTCCTATAGAGGGTTCACTCACTGTTTCTGCATTCTACTGTACAGGAGAAGCTCCAGTGCTGATTTACTTGGAatataatggtaaaaaggATCACCTTAAAGGATGGTATAAGAAGGGAACTCAGGATACTGATCCCTGGGGAAGAGTTGCTGGTAACATCTCCACTAAAACACCTTATGGTATCAAAAGCTGTAGTGACGAGAGATTTAAAGCACTTGTGAAGGAACTAAGTTCATTCGGATGTAAATATGGACAATGTCCTGAATATACTAAACTTTCATTTCCACAGGATTTTGGTAGATCCAGTGCTACTGGACGTGAACCTCCTGTTGTTAATGACGGTAAAACTGGAGGAGACATTGGTGAAGATTGTCTAAAAACATTAGTAAACCTTGGAATAACTGGATCAGTTGTGGCTAGTGCAGTTGGTATAGAAACTCTAAGGACAACTCTTGAACTGGCCAGAAAGGCCATTGATGCTCTTCCTACTGAAAACCATACTACTAAAGGTTATTTTGCTCCTGTTATGGGATCTCAAGGATCTGGTGCTGCTGGTTCTTCTGGACCTAAAATCCCTGAAGgacaaaattttgttcaaaaTGCTCAAGATTCTAGCTCCGAAAATCTTAAATCGGAACCAGCGCTAAAGGCTGTTAATGGATCTTCTGTAGCTCCTACTCAACAACCTAGTGCTTATGGTGATTCTAATAGTGGTAAAAATGCTAAAGCTGAAGGACTCCCTAAAATAGATGAATTACCTCAAGCTGAAGAAGCTGTTAGTCGATATTCTGAATCCTCTGAAAAAGAACAAAATGTTGTTAAATCTGAAATTTCTCAACTTACTAAAACATCTCTCCAAGCTACTGAAACTCAAGGTGAAGGTATTCGACCTGGACCTGCTCCCGCTGGAGGAGGCGGTGGAGAAACTTCTAAAGCTGATCCTCCTGCTGAAGGTCAACCTAAAGTTGCTGGTTCTACTTCCTCTGCTTCTCAACCTCCTGGAGAACCTAAATCTCCTCAAGCTATTGTTGCTGAAACTGCCGCTACTGCTACTGGTCTTGGTGTAATATTTGGATCATCCTCAGGTACTCTcgccggagctggtggtcttactggatttggttggtggatctacaaacgttctagaggagatccttgggttagacacgGATATCctagagtttttaaagaatgtgccatattgagtatgcatagaTCCACTTGTGGACTTCTATTATAGCCATTCATCtatactgacaattctgctcacaccagttgagacatgaatggaggATAGTATGGTAGATGGGTGTACCATGGACCATCTCTGCAAAAATGATAGATGGGAGGATCATACTCCAAATCTGTTACTGTAGACATTAACAACCGTCCTGGAGGTGGAGAAGTCCAACAAGATGGTAAAGGATACTATTACGAAATTGATGGTGGTCGAGTTCTTCTAACGGATGACTGGTACCCTGATTTGGAAGGAACGTATAGGAAGTTAACACATACTCCAGCAGGTGGTTGTACAATAGGTGATATTAAGAAGGGAGGAATTCCTCAGACTGGGTTTCCTGATTTAGCTGTTTATAGCACTATCTCAATCTTTTACTGGGAACTTGATTCTAGCTATAGTAATCCACTAGTTATTCAACTTGGCGAGGGAAATAATGAGTACTATAAACATGACGGTAGTACTTGGAGTAAGGATATAGAGGCAACTGGTAATCTCAGAGAGGAACTTAACAAACAGAACTGTAAAAAGAATAACGCTCATATTGTGAATCTATCTCAAAAGAAGAGTGGTTACAATTGTCCAAGTTGTAATACTGGAACAAAAATCAATGTATCATACTCCAGCATCGCCAGTATCATTTCCTCTACATATACTATTCCTGGTGCTAGGTCCGCTTCAATCTCTGGTTTCAAGCATAACAACAATTGGCAAGCTGGACTTCCACCTATTAAAAATCTGCGGAAGGTTATTGTCTACTGGAGCACTACTTCTAGTAATAAGCCTCTCCTTTCAGCTACTCAAAGCAGACCACCGAAATATTTCAGAAGAAACAGTGACAATGAAAACGCCTGGATTGAAAATACTACTGGTCAATCTGCTCTTCCTAATGGAGAAACTCCTCAAATTATTCCAAACTTATCTGGGAAAGCTAATACAACATACAATTACCAAGGTACTAATATACCTGTAACGGTGCGAAGTAGTTCGCTTGGTGATTGTTATTACAGATACCAGCATTCTCTTTGCGGTGGGCCATTTAGGATTACAAGAATTACCCATGGGACTGGAGCTACTTTAAATGGTATAGACTCTACTGACCCTTTAGTTAGTGTAACAGCATACTACTTTGGAACTAGTCCTACACTTGATAAGCTTCTCCTTGTTGAACTATCTATAAAAAATAATCAAACCACGTACAAGTACTTTCACAGACAGACTAAAGGTGCGGATAGATGGTCTCTATATCCTGAATCTGGAGGAGGTACGGCTAAACTCTCTGAAGATAAACTAAAGGCAACACTGGATACCTTGTACTCAATACAATTTCCTGCTGAACAGACTGATTCACAGGACATTGGTCAGCAGATAGGTGCCTTTTTTAAAAGAACGGAAGGCATAATTACTGCAACAGTTACCCCTGGCATAGGCGGTACCATCGGTCTTGCTGTATGGAAAGGACCTGCTTTACTCGCACGACTAATCACTCGTCTGTAATGTACTACAGGAAGAACACCCTCATCTCTGCCAATAGGCAGTACTAGTACCAAGacactcccctctagactattctgttggtatactggagTGCTAGGACCCATGCACACCCATAATCTGCCTACACTTGGACCCCTGAAACGTATTTCTATCCGCAAGTTCAACTCTAGCATTAACATCCTTTTATCCGCTGCATCATTCCTTATCCACAGTCTATGCCACTCTACACATTACACTTGGCGCAAGTTTCCCAGAACCATTCCCGGTGCTCGCACCAGTTTCTTGGCTGGAGCCACTGCCGCTGGTCCTGCGCTCCGCTCATGTGCCTCCACTTCGTTTGTACGACTGAATATGTTGTGCTTGATTGTCGTTGAAAATTCCTCGCTGGGCTCCACCACATTCAATTTATGCCAAAATTTTAGTGTAAAATGAATAATTCGCTCGTTTCCTTCCTGGAGAGGAGAAAAAAGAGTACCGTAAAGACGGCGACGTTGCTGCAGCAGACCGACGAGGTTAGCCAGGACGAGAAGTCGGAATTCAACTCTGACGAGGCCTTTGACGATAATTCCGAACATGACGACGAATGGAAGGTTTCGGACGACGAGGTTGGCTCTGGGTTCCAGGCCACTCCAGCAGTAGGCGCAGGCTTGATGAAGATCGTACAGACGGTGGCGTGCGACGAACAGGACGAGAAAAGCACAAATAACGAGCAAAAGGTTTCACATCAAGTGTGGCCCAGgaaagaagaggaaacCGTGAAGGAGGAGGCTCAGCCTGCCGAAGAGCCGTCAAAAATTTGGGTTCCAAAGTTTAAATCGGCCATGCAGAGCACTTTTGTGAAcaagaatgatgatattGACCTTGCAGAGTCAGCTAAATTGGCCTTTGCCAAATCGGAAGCGGCACTGGCTGCCAAGAAGActaaaaagaagaagaaaccGACCTCGATGCCGGAGGAAGACGAGGAAACTTCATTTGTAAAGATAAAGTTTGAcattttttccattatGGATGAAAAGTACGCAAAGTTTAACGGTTCTACTCATACaatggatgaggaattGGTAAAGAGCAAGTATGTCGAGAGGGGACAAGTTAGATGAAGAAGCGTTTGCGATCGACTTGTAGATCTGGACGCCATACGAATTCGAATAGACCGCTTTCCAGATCGAATAACCCTTCCTAAATCGTATTTAATGTTTGGCATGTGCTAGGTACCTGTACGGAGTGGACCTTTAGTGTGAATCTCGGTCCGATTTCCTTGAGGGAGCATTTTTTCTCGTTTCGAAAGACGTATCTGTAAAAGCCTTGTGCTTTGTGGAGGCAACTCACCTATGGTGGCGAAAAAAGATCATGTCTCTTTGATTGTGAAAGGTGATTACGCGTCTTCCCTCGAATTCGGGTGTCTGCATGCTTATATCAAAGTGTAGAGAAAACGAACGAGTGGGAATAGGGCTCCTAGT
This window encodes:
- a CDS encoding hypothetical protein (encoded by transcript BEWA_014090A); translated protein: MGGSYSKSVTVDINNRPGGGEVQQDGKGYYYEIDGGRVLLTDDWYPDLEGTYRKLTHTPAGGCTIGDIKKGGIPQTGFPDLAVYSTISIFYWELDSSYSNPLVIQLGEGNNEYYKHDGSTWSKDIEATGNLREELNKQNCKKNNAHIVNLSQKKSGYNCPSCNTGTKINVSYSSIASIISSTYTIPGARSASISGFKHNNNWQAGLPPIKNLRKVIVYWSTTSSNKPLLSATQSRPPKYFRRNSDNENAWIENTTGQSALPNGETPQIIPNLSGKANTTYNYQGTNIPVTVRSSSLGDCYYRYQHSLCGGPFRITRITHGTGATLNGIDSTDPLVSVTAYYFGTSPTLDKLLLVELSIKNNQTTYKYFHRQTKGADRWSLYPESGGGTAKLSEDKLKATLDTLYSIQFPAEQTDSQDIGQQIGAFFKRTEGIITATVTPGIGGTIGLAVWKGPALLARLITRL
- a CDS encoding conserved hypothetical protein (encoded by transcript BEWA_014100A) yields the protein MNNSLVSFLERRKKSTVKTATLLQQTDEVSQDEKSEFNSDEAFDDNSEHDDEWKVSDDEVGSGFQATPAVGAGLMKIVQTVACDEQDEKSTNNEQKVSHQVWPRKEEETVKEEAQPAEEPSKIWVPKFKSAMQSTFVNKNDDIDLAESAKLAFAKSEAALAAKKTKKKKKPTSMPEEDEETSFVKIKFDIFSIMDEKYAKFNGSTHTMDEELVKSKYVERGQVR
- a CDS encoding hypothetical protein (encoded by transcript BEWA_014080A), with the translated sequence MSNEWLKLGISNKCNVTCNCSYKDGPFVAKREDALPSDIGFTRYTHSLSSGGPFTLKRELAKGGGQIGVTPGSDTEIQTVTEVSVYYWNGEPDNPILLGIKKSSLQDDSNQPKYYGKLLSVWGPSQVEGLEEQQALDHQNCQHNSAIPFDIKNPLLFSASNSECLNSRTQVISSNGSRQIGKDDRYLIEYYKINNVNVKISRATYNNEDTTVTPPNIPISQIRVYYWSKRPSEPLMVEFKPRGRWESVWFERLTHAGTVWESICKIDSEAFYSEPKKLDSIPQFIKRLDKVSCTINHAVKIDISKKDVRYCHEKCSNKRIYSKRVSSEIPNYIIYEHISAIDNEKTFTISSIYNDIIKQDIGDLVLNLYNIEKLIVFFPTCNERVPVAIHIEHMVGPIKEDKWLERTSDDNWRDVTIDFQGKTGDVVALKGLMDKIREDTEACNQYHLPNTQHTSALAGKVPTLDDETVDVSLKNDLGGDDLGYGDEEYYEVKEEDKLEIPTLSALQSSPQGITIDIRRKLSEDGGTYIPPNGQIVQLSREEYPLGSGFYKFTHKSPSGGSFKVKEVKYDGKTINHSRLQFDNASDIEHLAVWYWSGDTSMNSPLLTEVKVRAGEYKYSKNEGGNNWVQHARDSSEEKRPFQGESLEHTLDGLNCQHNNAVTMDLSFQNSEERSKKHTSSGNGNRYCCIYHKETSAKRITVTPHEVSCTEHSNNSTHIPYFKHDVTCAGKVKLAKIKYYPNGSNNSIRKRIKLEDNDFPIEGSLTVSAFYCTGEAPVLIYLEYNGKKDHLKGWYKKGTQDTDPWGRVAGNISTKTPYGIKSCSDERFKALVKELSSFGCKYGQCPEYTKLSFPQDFGRSSATGREPPVVNDGKTGGDIGEDCLKTLVNLGITGSVVASAVGIETLRTTLELARKAIDALPTENHTTKGYFAPVMGSQGSGAAGSSGPKIPEGQNFVQNAQDSSSENLKSEPALKAVNGSSVAPTQQPSAYGDSNSGKNAKAEGLPKIDELPQAEEAVSRYSESSEKEQNVVKSEISQLTKTSLQATETQGEGIRPGPAPAGGGGGETSKADPPAEGQPKVAGSTSSASQPPGEPKSPQAIVAETAATATGLGVIFGSSSGTLAGAGGLTGFGWWIYKRSRGDPWVRHGYPRVFKECAILSMHRSTCGLLL